The Seriola aureovittata isolate HTS-2021-v1 ecotype China chromosome 8, ASM2101889v1, whole genome shotgun sequence genome contains the following window.
GGTTTCTCGCCCGTATGCACACGGATGTGGTTGACGAGTTTGTACTTGGCCTTAAAAGATTTCCCTTCTCTCGGGCAGTCCTCCCAGAAGCAGACGTGGTTGCTCTGCTCGGGGCCGCCGACATGCTCCATGGACACATGAGTGACCATCTCGTGCATGGTGCTGAAAGTCCTGTCGCAAGTCTTTTTGGGTCTGTTCATCTGGTTCTCGTCTATCCATTTGCAGGATAATTCTTGTTTGATTGGTTGTCTCATGTATCTAAAGAAGGCCCCTGGACCGTGGTGTGTCGGCACATTCATCCCCATGTTCATATTGATAGGATGGTTGTAGTTGTGGAGCTGAGCCCCGTAGGGGTCCGTCCGAGGGCTTGCGACTGGACGATAAGGATCAGGTCTTCCAAAAATGTCCCCGCGTAAGCCAAGATGCATTTGGCTGTTAACGACATGTCCACTCGGTGAAGTGTGGCTCACCGCCTGGTCGTGAAGTCCTGGAAACAACAGATGTCCGGGGTTATCGCTGATCCCGGGCGGTCCGTGGAGGCTCCCCGCTGAAGCCGCAAAGATCCCATGCTGGGCGCTCGGCGCTGTGGACTCTCCAACGCTCCGGTTCCGGAAGAGAAAGTCCCGTGTTGAATTGAACGCTCCCCCACCGTACGAGCCCACCTGCCCGCCGTGAGAGTGTCCCAGGGCAGCTGCATATCCAGTGGCTTGCGGGGTGAAAGCTGATGTCTGGCTGGAGGCGATATCGTGAGCCACGGGGCTGATTTTGAAAGCTGCGGAGTGGGAGGAATCGGTGAAGGGATTCAGTCCCAGGCTCGGGTCTCTGTTCCCGATTTCGTGGTGCCGTGGTGTCCCGAAACCCCCCACTCCTAACGATGCAAACTGCGGACCGCTATCAAGAAGCATAGTCATGAGCTTAAAGCAAACTTAGGAGAcgggaagaaaacagaaaagaaaattaaaatccaGTTT
Protein-coding sequences here:
- the zic3 gene encoding zinc finger protein ZIC 3, whose amino-acid sequence is MTMLLDSGPQFASLGVGGFGTPRHHEIGNRDPSLGLNPFTDSSHSAAFKISPVAHDIASSQTSAFTPQATGYAAALGHSHGGQVGSYGGGAFNSTRDFLFRNRSVGESTAPSAQHGIFAASAGSLHGPPGISDNPGHLLFPGLHDQAVSHTSPSGHVVNSQMHLGLRGDIFGRPDPYRPVASPRTDPYGAQLHNYNHPINMNMGMNVPTHHGPGAFFRYMRQPIKQELSCKWIDENQMNRPKKTCDRTFSTMHEMVTHVSMEHVGGPEQSNHVCFWEDCPREGKSFKAKYKLVNHIRVHTGEKPFPCPFPGCGKIFARSENLKIHKRTHTGEKPFKCEFDGCDRRFANSSDRKKHMHVHTSDKPYICKVCDKSYTHPSSLRKHMKVHESQGSESSPAASSGYESSTPPVLVSASTEDPTKTPPSAVQNTSGHSEGLAPNFNEWYV